One genomic region from Antedon mediterranea chromosome 3, ecAntMedi1.1, whole genome shotgun sequence encodes:
- the LOC140043573 gene encoding uncharacterized protein — protein MSSTDSPRSKANQDLRNAGMSPRSVPKGLKKQLLLSHALLDEIRESTEINQGQKARRMISNVLSGKIIKKYRLIARVSRESGLGQRNLSKTKKQGITAAKYVKKAWGVLHNEVLGFMERDDNSRMMPGKRDACKTSSTKEKRQIRYLNDYMMNLFAKYKSENPEQRKVSFSSFKKIRQRNANIKLVKFTARNTSLCQKHQNFALQLNVLKSLGVITITSPDEAIKSIN, from the exons ATGAGTAGTACTGACTCTCCAAGATCGAAAGCAAATCAGGATTTACGAAATGCAG GTATGTCACCAAGATCAGTACCCAAAGGGTTGAAAAAACAACTCCTGCTTTCACATGCACTGCTCGATGAAATAAGAGAGAGCACAGAGATAAATCAAGGGCAGAAGGCCAGAAGAATGATTAGCAATGTTCTATCTGGAAAGATAATCAAGAAATACAGGTTAATCGCGCGTGTTTCAAGGGAGTCGGGCCTTGGTCAACGTAACCTATCCAAGACGAAAAAGCAAGGAATCACAGCTGCGAAGTATGTAAAAAAGGCGTGGGGAGTTCTTCATAATGAAGTATTAGGCTTCATGGAAAGAGATGACAACTCCAGGATGATGCCAGGAAAACGAGATGCCTGCAAAACATCTTCTACCAAAGAAAAACGCCAGATAAGATACCTCAATGATTACATGATGAACTTGTTTGCCAAGTACAAAAGTGAAAATCCCGAGCAACGGAAGGTTTCTTTTTCCTCGTTTAAGAAAATCCGACAAAGAAATGCTAATATTAAACTTGTCAAATTCACAGCAAGAAACACAAGTCTTTGCCAAAAACATCAGAACTTTGCCCTTCAGTTAAACGTATTAAAATCTCTAGGTGTGATCACAATCACAAGCCCCGATGAAGCAATCAAATCAATTAATTGA
- the LOC140044887 gene encoding tRNA (cytidine(32)/guanosine(34)-2'-O)-methyltransferase-like isoform X2 — protein sequence METSTEMYIYYTILDKQCGGVTRAVDLCAAPGSWSQVLSRKLRAKEETRDQVKIVAVDLQAMAPLPGVTQLQGDITKVSTANEIVSHFEGEKADLVVCDGAPDVTGLHDIDEYIQAQLLLAALNITTHVLKSDGTFVAKIFRGKDVTLLYSQLKIFFPTVTVSKPRSSRNSSIESFVVCQGYSPPKGYVPNMSNPLLDQHYDVDFNSLTGVNRVIVPFLACGDLSAYDSDKNYPLELEHGAGYKYLPPTQSPINPPYQTACKLKKSDQLAKQDVAGASTTQEESDLAAATSDKEEAIVQPMT from the exons ATGGAAACATCAACGGAgatgtatatttattatacaattttagaTAAACAGTGTGGTg GTGTTACTAGAGCTGTTGATTTATGTGCAGCACCTGGGAGCTGGAGCCAAGTTTTAAGTCGTAAACTACG TGCAAAAgaagagaccagagaccaggtAAAGATTGTTGCAGTAGATCTGCAAGCAATGGCTCCATTACCAGGTGTTACACAGCTACAAGGTGACATTACAAAG GTGTCAACAGCCAATGAAATTGTCAGTCATTTTGAAGGAGAGAAAGCAGATCTAGTGGTCTGTGATGGAGCCCCCGATG TAACAGGACTTCATGATATAGATGAATACATACAAGCGCAGCTGCTTCTGGCT gctTTGAACATTACAACACATGTTTTGAAATCTGATGGTACATTCGTTGCCAAA atttttcgTGGTAAAGATGTCACTTTGCTATATTCTCAGTTAAAGATATTCTTTCCAACAGTGACTGTTTCAAAGCCAAGAAGTAGTAGAAACTCAAGTATAG AATCCTTTGTGGTCTGTCAGGGCTACTCGCCACCAAAAGGCTATGTACCTAACATGTCAAATCCACTGCTGGACCAGCACTATG ATGTTGACTTCAACTCACTAACAGGGGTAAATCGTGTCATTGTACCCTTTCTTGCTTGTGGAGACCTCAGTGCTTATGATTCAGACAAGAATTATCCTCTAGAA CTTGAACATGGGGCTGGCTACAAGTATTTACCACCAACCCAGTCCCCAATCAACCCACCCTATCAAACAGCTTGCAAATTAAAGAAATCGGATCAGTTAGCAAAACAGGATGTGGCTGGTGCTTCTACTACACAAGAAGAATCAGACTTAGCTGCTGCTACTAGTGATAAAGAAGAGGCAATAGTACAACCAATgacttga
- the LOC140044887 gene encoding tRNA (cytidine(32)/guanosine(34)-2'-O)-methyltransferase-like isoform X3, with product MVLHGVTRAVDLCAAPGSWSQVLSRKLRAKEETRDQVKIVAVDLQAMAPLPGVTQLQGDITKVSTANEIVSHFEGEKADLVVCDGAPDVTGLHDIDEYIQAQLLLAALNITTHVLKSDGTFVAKIFRGKDVTLLYSQLKIFFPTVTVSKPRSSRNSSIESFVVCQGYSPPKGYVPNMSNPLLDQHYDVDFNSLTGVNRVIVPFLACGDLSAYDSDKNYPLELEHGAGYKYLPPTQSPINPPYQTACKLKKSDQLAKQDVAGASTTQEESDLAAATSDKEEAIVQPMT from the exons GTGTTACTAGAGCTGTTGATTTATGTGCAGCACCTGGGAGCTGGAGCCAAGTTTTAAGTCGTAAACTACG TGCAAAAgaagagaccagagaccaggtAAAGATTGTTGCAGTAGATCTGCAAGCAATGGCTCCATTACCAGGTGTTACACAGCTACAAGGTGACATTACAAAG GTGTCAACAGCCAATGAAATTGTCAGTCATTTTGAAGGAGAGAAAGCAGATCTAGTGGTCTGTGATGGAGCCCCCGATG TAACAGGACTTCATGATATAGATGAATACATACAAGCGCAGCTGCTTCTGGCT gctTTGAACATTACAACACATGTTTTGAAATCTGATGGTACATTCGTTGCCAAA atttttcgTGGTAAAGATGTCACTTTGCTATATTCTCAGTTAAAGATATTCTTTCCAACAGTGACTGTTTCAAAGCCAAGAAGTAGTAGAAACTCAAGTATAG AATCCTTTGTGGTCTGTCAGGGCTACTCGCCACCAAAAGGCTATGTACCTAACATGTCAAATCCACTGCTGGACCAGCACTATG ATGTTGACTTCAACTCACTAACAGGGGTAAATCGTGTCATTGTACCCTTTCTTGCTTGTGGAGACCTCAGTGCTTATGATTCAGACAAGAATTATCCTCTAGAA CTTGAACATGGGGCTGGCTACAAGTATTTACCACCAACCCAGTCCCCAATCAACCCACCCTATCAAACAGCTTGCAAATTAAAGAAATCGGATCAGTTAGCAAAACAGGATGTGGCTGGTGCTTCTACTACACAAGAAGAATCAGACTTAGCTGCTGCTACTAGTGATAAAGAAGAGGCAATAGTACAACCAATgacttga
- the LOC140044886 gene encoding uncharacterized protein isoform X1, with amino-acid sequence MAHNIEISIHSIEQAEELYGRLSKYLSGVSDKDGEVPEKKASRLYEKDRQIWDEIAGLWRFLKCEDVRDVSARTAELSKDSNRQKIQHYFISSLSKYLMENHTGLFNGNKVVLAILLKLDLMSDVIQILKLRPNSGAMMKFESSVSKEGDHWLSVHYHCIRIFSFLLNAYLARGCDEPKSRKGIIKLMEKEGGIQILLKCVESCMNSKSDTSAYIVPGVCAIVALYDMFDIAPQVFGRALTSANGIQTLGYFLYRDNALKLLSKIYQRKKLYQFEEKAMMDSPIYILPRSDFGNLEMEPGLKDMTSTKNRWAYYLRIYSMGILQMTIADDDSAKKLLMEDKLCMKAIMDWFKCPQRNQRDQLIVGCTTKLVFHLVKNREMAKLLISNYYLLKVLEAVVFFPSSPVIIRGYLEIISCLLKDGSVKDKIFEREELVFAMSNFVFSIDETLRDLALTNFQQVNRTTDEGTYKHLFKYFGPREIYDYPYTFTKTKEKWNSPLMDYKSKLSSANNKFFTDETAKAEGSQGLNRAESDRLKEKGNQLFKDGKYKSAMNAYSRAITLCPYVKINTQENGKPYLWEDLRVKILSNRAQCYLNLKMHKEALDDCNRVIGLCGHTETEETGLTMLKAFYRRAQTLYKLGYYHRSLADIYRCIILDNKNYKFKDFLGKVLLRYRRRYGPEILMNCDQCGGGEGKLRRCKRCTAVYCSRTCQAKAWGKCHKIHCDEFAEEFPNFGK; translated from the exons ATGGCTCACAATATAGAAATATCTATACATAGTATAGAACAGGCCGAAGAACTGTATGGTAGACTTAGCAAATATTTATCTGGCGTCAGCGACAAAGATGGTGAAGTACCGGAGAAAAAGGCTAGCCGCTTGTATGAGAAAGACAGGCAGATTTGGGACGAGATTGCAGGCTTGTGGAGGTTTCTGAAGTGCGAGGATGTGAGGGACGTTTCTGCACGAACTGCTGAACTCAGTAAAGACAGCAACAGACAGAAGATCCAACACTATTTTATTTCaagtttatcaaaatatttgatGGAAAACCATACTGGA CTGTTCAACGGTAACAAAGTAGTACTCGCAATCCTGTTAAAACTTGACCTCATGTCGGATGTCATACAGATTCTGAAACTTCGACCAAATAGTGGAGCTATGATGAAATTTGAATCCAGTGTATCTAAAGAGGGAGACCATTGGCTCAGTGTGCATTATCACTGTATCAGAATTTTTAGCTTCCTTTTAAATGCGTACTTAGCTAGAGGTTGTGATGAACCAAAGTCCAGGAAGGGTATCATTAAATTGATGGAGAAAGAAGGTGGTATTCAGATACTTCTCAAATGTGTTGAAT CATGCATGAATTCAAAATCTGATACTTCTGCCTACATAGTTCCTGGTGTGTGTGCTATTGTTGCCCTGTATGATATGTTTGACATAGCACCACAGGTTTTTGGCAGGGCGCTCACATCAGCCAATGGAATCCAGACACTTGGTTACTTCCTATACAGAGATAACGCATTGAAGCTTCTAAGTAAAATCTACCAACGTAAAAAGCTTTACCAATTTGAAGAAAAAGCAATGATGGACTCGCCTATATACATCCTACCACGATCTGACTTTGGAAATCTAGAAATGGAGCCAGGTCTAAAGGATATGACTTCAACAAAAAATCGATGGGCGTATTATCTTCGTATATATTCTATGGGAATTTTACAAATG ACTATTGCAGATGATGATAGTGCCAAAAAATTGTTAATGGAAGATAAACTATGCATGAAG GCAATAATGGATTGGTTTAAATGCCCACAGCGCAACCAACGAGACCAGTTGATCGTTGGATGTACTACCAAACTTGTATTTCATCTCGTTAAAAATCGTGAAATGGCAAAATTATTGATTTCTAATTATTACCTATTGAAAGTCCTAGAGGCTGTTG tttTCTTTCCAAGTTCTCCTGTCATCATCCGTGGATATTTGGAGATTATATCATGTCTTTTGAAAGATGGATCagtaaaagataaaatatttgaaagagaa GAACTTGTGTTTGCAATGAGTAATTTCGTATTTTCAATTGATGAGACTCTTCGTGATTTGGCACTGACAAATTTTCAACAAGTTAACAGGACAACTGACGAAGGCACATACAAACACCTTTTCAAATATTTTGGACCAAGGGAAATATATGATTATCCTTACACGTTCACTAAGACA aaagaAAAATGGAATAGTCCACTGATGGATTACAAATCAAAATTAAGCAGTGCAAATAATAA GTTTTTTACGGACGAGACTGCTAAGGCAGAAGGATCTCAAGGTTTAAATCGTGCAGAGTCTGATAGGCTGAAAGAAAAAGGCAACCAACTGTTTAAGGATGGAAAATATAAATCTGCTATGAACGCATACAGTCGAGCTATAACCTTGTGTCCATATGTAAAAATCAATACACAGGAAAATGGTAAACCTTATTTATG ggAAGATTTACGTGTAAAAATACTTAGCAACAGAGCTCAATGTTACCTAAACCTTAAGATGCATAAAGAAGCCCTGGACGACTGCAACAGAGTAATTGGCTTATGTGGACATACAG AAACTGAAGAGACTGGTCTCACAATGTTGAAAGCATTTTACCGTAGAGCACAGACTCTATACAAACTTGGGTATTATCATAGATCCTTAGCTGATATATACAGATGTATTATACTTGAtaacaaaaattacaaatttaaagaCTTTTTAGGAAAG gtaTTGCTTCGATACCGAAGACGTTATGGTCCGGAGATTTTAATGAATTGCGACCAGTGTGGTGGTGGTGAAGGAAAGTTGCGACGTTGTAAGCGGTGTACAGCAGTGTATTGTAGCCGTACCTGTCAGGCTAAGGCGTGGGGAAAGTGCCATAAAATACACTGTGATGAGTTTGCTGAAGAATTTCCcaattttggaaaataa
- the LOC140044886 gene encoding uncharacterized protein isoform X2: MAHNIEISIHSIEQAEELYGRLSKYLSGVSDKDGEVPEKKASRLYEKDRQIWDEIAGLWRFLKCEDVRDVSARTAELSKDSNRQKIQHYFISSLSKYLMENHTGLFNGNKVVLAILLKLDLMSDVIQILKLRPNSGAMMKFESSVSKEGDHWLSVHYHCIRIFSFLLNAYLARGCDEPKSRKGIIKLMEKEGGIQILLKCVESCMNSKSDTSAYIVPGVCAIVALYDMFDIAPQVFGRALTSANGIQTLGYFLYRDNALKLLSKIYQRKKLYQFEEKAMMDSPIYILPRSDFGNLEMEPGLKDMTSTKNRWAYYLRIYSMGILQMTIADDDSAKKLLMEDKLCMKAIMDWFKCPQRNQRDQLIVGCTTKLVFHLVKNREMAKLLISNYYLLKVLEAVVFFPSSPVIIRGYLEIISCLLKDGSVKDKIFEREELVFAMSNFVFSIDETLRDLALTNFQQVNRTTDEGTYKHLFKYFGPREIYDYPYTFTKTKEKWNSPLMDYKSKLSSANNKFFTDETAKAEGSQGLNRAESDRLKEKGNQLFKDGKYKSAMNAYSRAITLCPYVKINTQENGKPYLWEDLRVKILSNRAQCYLNLKMHKEALDDCNRVIGLCGHTETEETGLTMLKAFYRRAQTLYKLGYCFDTEDVMVRRF, from the exons ATGGCTCACAATATAGAAATATCTATACATAGTATAGAACAGGCCGAAGAACTGTATGGTAGACTTAGCAAATATTTATCTGGCGTCAGCGACAAAGATGGTGAAGTACCGGAGAAAAAGGCTAGCCGCTTGTATGAGAAAGACAGGCAGATTTGGGACGAGATTGCAGGCTTGTGGAGGTTTCTGAAGTGCGAGGATGTGAGGGACGTTTCTGCACGAACTGCTGAACTCAGTAAAGACAGCAACAGACAGAAGATCCAACACTATTTTATTTCaagtttatcaaaatatttgatGGAAAACCATACTGGA CTGTTCAACGGTAACAAAGTAGTACTCGCAATCCTGTTAAAACTTGACCTCATGTCGGATGTCATACAGATTCTGAAACTTCGACCAAATAGTGGAGCTATGATGAAATTTGAATCCAGTGTATCTAAAGAGGGAGACCATTGGCTCAGTGTGCATTATCACTGTATCAGAATTTTTAGCTTCCTTTTAAATGCGTACTTAGCTAGAGGTTGTGATGAACCAAAGTCCAGGAAGGGTATCATTAAATTGATGGAGAAAGAAGGTGGTATTCAGATACTTCTCAAATGTGTTGAAT CATGCATGAATTCAAAATCTGATACTTCTGCCTACATAGTTCCTGGTGTGTGTGCTATTGTTGCCCTGTATGATATGTTTGACATAGCACCACAGGTTTTTGGCAGGGCGCTCACATCAGCCAATGGAATCCAGACACTTGGTTACTTCCTATACAGAGATAACGCATTGAAGCTTCTAAGTAAAATCTACCAACGTAAAAAGCTTTACCAATTTGAAGAAAAAGCAATGATGGACTCGCCTATATACATCCTACCACGATCTGACTTTGGAAATCTAGAAATGGAGCCAGGTCTAAAGGATATGACTTCAACAAAAAATCGATGGGCGTATTATCTTCGTATATATTCTATGGGAATTTTACAAATG ACTATTGCAGATGATGATAGTGCCAAAAAATTGTTAATGGAAGATAAACTATGCATGAAG GCAATAATGGATTGGTTTAAATGCCCACAGCGCAACCAACGAGACCAGTTGATCGTTGGATGTACTACCAAACTTGTATTTCATCTCGTTAAAAATCGTGAAATGGCAAAATTATTGATTTCTAATTATTACCTATTGAAAGTCCTAGAGGCTGTTG tttTCTTTCCAAGTTCTCCTGTCATCATCCGTGGATATTTGGAGATTATATCATGTCTTTTGAAAGATGGATCagtaaaagataaaatatttgaaagagaa GAACTTGTGTTTGCAATGAGTAATTTCGTATTTTCAATTGATGAGACTCTTCGTGATTTGGCACTGACAAATTTTCAACAAGTTAACAGGACAACTGACGAAGGCACATACAAACACCTTTTCAAATATTTTGGACCAAGGGAAATATATGATTATCCTTACACGTTCACTAAGACA aaagaAAAATGGAATAGTCCACTGATGGATTACAAATCAAAATTAAGCAGTGCAAATAATAA GTTTTTTACGGACGAGACTGCTAAGGCAGAAGGATCTCAAGGTTTAAATCGTGCAGAGTCTGATAGGCTGAAAGAAAAAGGCAACCAACTGTTTAAGGATGGAAAATATAAATCTGCTATGAACGCATACAGTCGAGCTATAACCTTGTGTCCATATGTAAAAATCAATACACAGGAAAATGGTAAACCTTATTTATG ggAAGATTTACGTGTAAAAATACTTAGCAACAGAGCTCAATGTTACCTAAACCTTAAGATGCATAAAGAAGCCCTGGACGACTGCAACAGAGTAATTGGCTTATGTGGACATACAG AAACTGAAGAGACTGGTCTCACAATGTTGAAAGCATTTTACCGTAGAGCACAGACTCTATACAAACTTGG gtaTTGCTTCGATACCGAAGACGTTATGGTCCGGAGATTTTAA